In the genome of Telluria beijingensis, one region contains:
- the ppsR gene encoding posphoenolpyruvate synthetase regulatory kinase/phosphorylase PpsR, which translates to MTDDTLPPPATASRTVFFVSDGTGITAETFGHAVLSQFDLRFRQIRLPFVDSIEKAHDAARRINESFALHGQRPIVFSTLVKHDLSSVIRAANGMHMDLFQTFVAPLEQELDVKSTHTIGRIHNAVDTEEYKNRIEAINFSLAHDDGQSHKNLAEADVILVGVSRSGKTPTSLYLAMQYGLKAANYPLIPDDFERGKLPSSLPPFKAKLFGLTITPERLSQIRNERRAGSKYASLENCRYEVNEAEHLMRREGIRWLSSTTKSIEEIATTILQEIKPDRREY; encoded by the coding sequence ATGACCGACGATACCCTGCCCCCTCCCGCCACCGCCTCGCGCACCGTGTTCTTCGTGTCGGACGGCACCGGCATCACGGCGGAGACCTTCGGCCACGCCGTGCTGAGCCAGTTCGACCTGCGCTTCCGGCAGATCCGGCTGCCGTTCGTGGATTCGATCGAGAAGGCGCACGACGCCGCACGCCGCATCAACGAGAGTTTCGCGCTGCACGGCCAGCGGCCGATCGTGTTCTCGACCCTGGTCAAGCACGACCTGTCGAGCGTGATCCGGGCCGCGAACGGCATGCACATGGACCTGTTCCAGACTTTCGTGGCGCCGCTCGAACAGGAACTGGACGTCAAGTCGACGCACACGATCGGGCGCATCCACAATGCGGTGGACACCGAGGAATACAAGAACCGCATCGAAGCCATCAACTTCTCGCTGGCGCACGACGACGGCCAATCGCACAAGAACCTGGCCGAGGCCGACGTGATCCTGGTGGGCGTCTCACGCTCCGGAAAAACGCCGACGAGCCTGTACCTGGCGATGCAATACGGCCTGAAAGCCGCGAACTACCCATTGATCCCCGACGACTTCGAACGCGGCAAGCTCCCGAGCTCGCTGCCCCCGTTCAAGGCAAAACTGTTCGGCCTGACGATCACCCCCGAGCGCCTGTCGCAGATCCGAAACGAGCGCCGCGCCGGCAGCAAATACGCCTCCCTCGAAAACTGCCGCTACGAAGTCAACGAAGCCGAGCACCTGATGCGCCGCGAAGGCATCCGCTGGCTTTCCTCGACGACAAAATCCATCGAAGAAATCGCCACGACCATCCTCCAAGAAATCAAACCCGACCGCCGCGAATACTAA
- the cueR gene encoding Cu(I)-responsive transcriptional regulator: MNIGDAARASGVTAKMIRHYESIGLVKEPRRTEAGYRVYCEQDVRVLQFIHRGRALGFSLEQIGDLLALWEDKHRASADVRALAQAHITELNRKIAEMEAMKQTLESLATSCHGDARSDCPILDDLAAQ; encoded by the coding sequence ATGAATATCGGCGACGCCGCGCGCGCGTCCGGCGTGACGGCCAAGATGATCCGTCATTACGAGTCGATTGGCCTGGTGAAGGAACCGCGCCGCACCGAGGCCGGCTATCGCGTGTACTGCGAGCAGGATGTGCGGGTGCTGCAATTCATCCATCGCGGGCGGGCGTTGGGGTTTTCGCTGGAGCAGATCGGGGATTTACTGGCGCTGTGGGAGGATAAACATCGGGCCAGCGCCGATGTGCGGGCGTTGGCGCAAGCGCATATTACGGAACTCAACCGCAAGATCGCGGAAATGGAGGCGATGAAGCAAACCCTGGAGAGCCTGGCGACGTCCTGCCATGGCGATGCGCGGTCGGATTGCCCGATCCTGGATGACCTGGCGGCGCAATAA
- a CDS encoding SPFH domain-containing protein, whose amino-acid sequence MELSFSVVAIVIFAIALVFVFKTINVVPQQNAWVVERLGKYHATLAPGLNIVVPFVDRVAYKHSLKEIPLDVPPQVCITRDNTQLQVDGILYFQVTDAMRASYGSSNYIQAITQLAQTTLRSVIGRMELDKTFEERDHINTHIVNAIDESAANWGVKVLRYEIKDLTPPAEILHAMQAQITAEREKRALIAASEGRRQEQINIASGEREAAIARSEGEKQAEINRAQGEAAAIVALADASAAALRQVGDAIASPGGMDAVNLRVAEHYVDAFANLAKTNNTLIVPANLGDMSTVIASALQIVKAQK is encoded by the coding sequence ATGGAACTGTCTTTCAGCGTGGTCGCGATCGTGATCTTCGCCATCGCCCTGGTCTTCGTGTTCAAGACCATCAACGTGGTGCCGCAGCAGAACGCCTGGGTCGTCGAGCGCCTCGGCAAGTACCACGCCACCCTGGCCCCCGGCCTGAACATCGTGGTGCCCTTCGTCGACCGCGTCGCCTATAAGCACAGCCTGAAGGAGATCCCGCTCGACGTCCCGCCGCAGGTCTGCATCACGCGCGACAACACGCAATTGCAGGTGGACGGCATCCTGTACTTCCAGGTGACCGACGCCATGCGCGCGTCCTACGGCTCGTCCAACTATATCCAGGCCATCACCCAGCTGGCCCAGACCACCCTGCGCTCGGTGATCGGCCGCATGGAACTGGACAAGACGTTCGAGGAGCGCGACCACATCAACACCCACATCGTCAACGCGATCGACGAATCGGCCGCCAACTGGGGCGTCAAGGTGCTGCGCTACGAGATCAAGGACCTGACCCCGCCGGCCGAGATCCTGCACGCGATGCAGGCGCAGATCACGGCCGAGCGCGAGAAGCGGGCCCTGATCGCGGCCTCCGAGGGGCGGCGCCAGGAGCAGATCAATATCGCCAGCGGCGAACGCGAGGCCGCCATCGCGCGCTCGGAAGGCGAGAAGCAGGCCGAGATCAACCGCGCCCAGGGCGAGGCGGCCGCCATCGTGGCCCTGGCCGACGCCAGCGCAGCGGCCCTGCGTCAGGTCGGCGATGCGATTGCCTCGCCGGGCGGCATGGATGCCGTCAACCTGCGCGTGGCCGAGCACTACGTGGACGCCTTCGCCAACCTGGCCAAGACCAACAATACCCTGATCGTGCCGGCCAACCTGGGCGATATGAGCACCGTCATCGCCAGCGCCCTGCAGATCGTGAAGGCGCAGAAGTGA
- a CDS encoding SDR family oxidoreductase: MKRVVIVTGGSDGIGAEIARQLAARDGAAIALVLAARNQGPLELVAGQCRALGAETLTVAFDAGRHDDCRRLVAQAVERFGRIDVLVNNAGRSAHALFEEVDDLAWYEELMRVNVWGSVWCTRAALPQLKASRGAIVAVSSLAGLVGVPGRTAYCATKFAMSGFFEALRAEMKDHGVSVTTAYPGVVATRIRYRGFNARGEEAGASALKEERAMPVEECARLIVRAMERREREVVMTTQGRLGRWLKLIAPGVVEKMALAAVKDDLRPQ; this comes from the coding sequence GTGAAGCGCGTCGTCATCGTCACCGGCGGCTCGGACGGCATTGGCGCCGAGATCGCGCGCCAGCTCGCGGCCCGCGACGGCGCCGCCATCGCGCTGGTCCTCGCCGCGCGCAACCAGGGGCCGCTCGAGCTGGTCGCCGGCCAGTGCCGGGCGCTGGGCGCCGAGACGCTCACGGTGGCCTTCGATGCCGGCCGCCATGACGATTGCCGGCGCCTGGTGGCGCAGGCAGTCGAACGCTTCGGCCGCATCGACGTGCTGGTCAATAATGCCGGCCGCTCGGCGCACGCGCTATTCGAGGAGGTCGACGACCTGGCCTGGTATGAAGAGCTGATGCGGGTGAACGTGTGGGGCAGCGTGTGGTGCACCCGGGCCGCGCTGCCGCAGCTGAAAGCCAGCCGCGGCGCCATCGTCGCCGTGTCCTCGCTGGCCGGCCTGGTCGGCGTGCCGGGCCGCACCGCCTATTGCGCCACCAAGTTCGCGATGAGCGGCTTTTTCGAGGCGCTGCGGGCCGAGATGAAAGACCATGGCGTCAGCGTCACCACCGCCTATCCGGGCGTGGTAGCCACCCGCATCCGCTACCGCGGCTTCAACGCCAGGGGCGAAGAAGCCGGCGCCAGCGCGCTGAAGGAAGAAAGGGCGATGCCAGTGGAGGAATGCGCGCGCCTGATCGTGCGCGCCATGGAGCGGCGCGAACGGGAAGTCGTGATGACCACGCAGGGCCGGCTAGGGCGCTGGCTCAAGCTGATTGCGCCCGGCGTGGTGGAGAAGATGGCGCTGGCCGCCGTGAAAGACGACCTGCGCCCGCAATGA
- the tssH gene encoding type VI secretion system ATPase TssH — MDINLKTLISKLNDTTRAAATRAAGICVGLGQYEVDVEHLFLGLIEQPGSDLAAIARQCDISLTGLEADLRREVARFATGSARTPVFSRHLPLLFEHAWLIASLGSGQPNRIRSSHLLLALLTEPSLAQLAQRASPLFARFPLDRLKHDLERLTRGSSEAPDETPEVPAGGPDAASELTHAASRATPALDQYTTCLTQRARDGKVDPVIGRDMEIRQAIDILMRRRQNNPILTGEAGVGKTAVVEGLALRIAQGDVPDVLKGVEIHTLDMGLLQAGASVKGEFENRLKNVIDEVKKSPHAIILFIDEAHTMIGAGGAAGQNDAANLLKPALARGELRTIAATTWGEYKKYFEKDAALARRFQVIKVEEPDEDTASSMLRAMAPLMEKHFGVRVYDDAITEAVRLSHRYISGRQLPDKAISVLDTACAKVALGQSATPALLEDCIRHIERLDARISALNRDASAGMQHAEVLAALNLQRGSAAAEQEMLQRRWDEEQALAGQIGKLRGELEASGTNDDGSGARDLRALNDKLRGLQGEAPLVPVQVDGHTVAEIVAAWTGIPLGRMVKDEIRTVVGLQSMLDERILGQRHASGVVAQRVRTARANLDDPNKPKGVFLFVGTSGVGKTETALALADILYGGERKLITINMSEYQEAHSVSGLKGSPPGYVGYGEGGVLTEAVRRNPYSVVLLDEAEKAHPDVLEMFFQVFDKGVMDDAEGRQIDFRNTIIILTSNVGSSQLMGACLNKPANEMPTPEQLSELLRPVLMKHFKPAFLGRLAVVPFYPIGDEVLANIIRLKLARIGARVLDNHKASFEYDDALVEAVLKRCTEIDSGARNVDNVLNGTLLPEIADSVLARMAEGGGIARVKVGATRAGKFKYLIEPVQG; from the coding sequence ATGGACATCAACCTCAAGACGCTCATCTCGAAGCTGAACGACACCACCCGCGCCGCCGCCACCCGCGCCGCCGGCATCTGCGTGGGGCTGGGCCAGTACGAGGTCGACGTCGAGCACCTGTTCCTGGGCCTGATCGAGCAGCCGGGCAGCGACCTGGCGGCGATCGCGCGCCAGTGCGACATCAGCCTGACCGGCCTGGAAGCCGACCTGCGGCGCGAAGTGGCCCGCTTCGCCACCGGCAGCGCGCGCACGCCGGTGTTTTCGCGCCACCTGCCGCTGCTGTTCGAGCATGCTTGGCTGATCGCCTCCCTGGGTTCTGGTCAGCCGAACCGGATCCGCAGCAGCCACTTGCTGCTGGCGCTGCTCACCGAGCCGTCGCTGGCCCAGCTGGCGCAACGCGCGTCGCCGCTGTTCGCGCGCTTCCCGCTCGATCGCCTGAAGCACGACCTGGAAAGGTTGACGCGCGGCTCGAGCGAAGCACCGGACGAGACCCCGGAAGTGCCGGCCGGTGGGCCGGATGCTGCTTCCGAGCTGACCCACGCTGCCAGCCGCGCCACGCCAGCCCTCGACCAGTACACCACCTGCCTGACCCAGCGCGCGCGCGACGGCAAGGTCGATCCGGTCATCGGGCGCGATATGGAAATCCGGCAGGCGATCGATATCCTGATGCGGCGCCGCCAGAACAACCCGATCCTGACCGGCGAAGCCGGCGTCGGCAAGACCGCCGTGGTCGAGGGGCTGGCGCTGCGCATCGCCCAGGGCGACGTGCCCGATGTGTTGAAAGGCGTCGAGATCCACACGCTCGACATGGGCCTGCTGCAGGCCGGGGCGTCGGTCAAGGGCGAGTTCGAGAACCGCCTCAAGAACGTCATCGACGAAGTCAAGAAAAGCCCCCACGCGATCATCCTGTTCATCGACGAAGCCCACACCATGATCGGCGCCGGCGGCGCGGCCGGCCAGAACGACGCCGCCAACCTGCTGAAACCCGCGCTGGCGCGTGGCGAGTTGCGCACCATCGCCGCCACCACCTGGGGCGAGTACAAGAAATACTTCGAGAAGGATGCCGCGCTGGCGCGGCGCTTCCAAGTGATCAAGGTCGAGGAGCCGGATGAAGACACGGCATCCAGCATGCTGCGGGCGATGGCGCCCTTGATGGAAAAGCATTTCGGCGTGCGCGTCTACGACGACGCGATCACCGAGGCGGTGCGCCTGTCGCACCGCTACATCAGCGGCCGCCAGTTGCCGGACAAGGCGATCAGCGTGCTCGATACCGCCTGCGCCAAGGTGGCGCTGGGGCAGAGCGCCACGCCGGCGCTGCTGGAAGACTGTATCCGCCACATCGAACGGCTGGATGCCCGCATCAGCGCATTGAACCGCGACGCCAGCGCCGGCATGCAGCACGCTGAGGTATTGGCCGCCCTGAACCTGCAGCGCGGCAGCGCCGCGGCCGAGCAGGAGATGCTGCAGCGGCGCTGGGACGAAGAGCAGGCGCTGGCTGGCCAGATCGGCAAGCTGCGCGGCGAGCTGGAAGCATCCGGCACGAATGACGACGGCAGCGGCGCCAGGGACTTGCGCGCGCTGAACGACAAGTTGCGCGGCCTGCAGGGCGAAGCGCCGCTGGTGCCGGTGCAGGTCGACGGCCATACGGTGGCCGAGATCGTCGCTGCCTGGACCGGCATCCCGCTGGGCCGCATGGTCAAGGACGAGATCCGCACTGTTGTCGGTCTCCAATCGATGCTGGACGAGCGCATCCTCGGCCAGCGCCATGCCAGCGGGGTGGTGGCCCAGCGCGTGCGCACCGCGCGCGCCAATCTCGACGACCCGAACAAGCCGAAGGGCGTGTTCCTGTTCGTCGGCACCTCGGGCGTCGGCAAGACCGAGACCGCGCTGGCGCTGGCCGATATCCTGTATGGCGGCGAGCGCAAGCTCATCACCATCAATATGAGCGAGTACCAGGAAGCGCATAGCGTCTCCGGCCTGAAAGGCTCGCCGCCGGGCTATGTCGGCTATGGCGAGGGCGGGGTGCTAACCGAAGCGGTGCGGCGCAACCCGTATAGCGTGGTGCTGCTCGACGAGGCCGAAAAAGCCCATCCGGACGTGCTCGAGATGTTCTTCCAGGTGTTCGACAAGGGCGTGATGGACGATGCCGAGGGCCGCCAGATCGACTTTCGCAACACGATCATCATCCTGACCTCGAACGTCGGATCGAGCCAGTTGATGGGGGCTTGCCTGAACAAGCCGGCGAACGAAATGCCCACGCCCGAGCAGCTGTCCGAACTGCTGCGGCCGGTGCTCATGAAGCACTTCAAGCCGGCCTTCCTGGGCCGGCTGGCGGTGGTGCCGTTCTATCCGATCGGCGACGAGGTGCTGGCCAATATCATCCGCCTCAAGCTGGCGCGCATCGGCGCGCGCGTGCTGGACAACCACAAGGCCAGTTTCGAGTACGACGACGCGCTGGTGGAGGCGGTGTTGAAGCGCTGTACCGAGATCGATTCCGGCGCTCGCAACGTCGACAACGTCCTGAACGGCACCTTGCTGCCGGAAATCGCGGACAGCGTGCTGGCGCGGATGGCCGAGGGCGGCGGCATCGCGCGGGTGAAGGTCGGCGCCACCAGGGCCGGCAAGTTCAAGTACCTGATCGAGCCGGTGCAGGGCTGA
- the tssA gene encoding type VI secretion system protein TssA, whose translation MLDIETLLAPIAPENPCGADLAFSAEVDEIVRARLADDPSLEQGAWVTALKEADWKLVGKRCTGLLETRSKDLQLAVWLAEANAKTGGMRGLADGVGLVAALCERYWDGLHPRADEDGFERRIGNLSWLASRIAPLVKAVPLAEGGAVTLQARDIARAKGPEAVAELEAARARASPAFVQTLRDDTEACLATLEGLERVVDDRLGADGPGYSLGRAALRDVLDLVAPAATPGTVQALADSVVATGAGTVRAKAPQIDGPLQHRDQALAQLRQVAEFFRRTEPHSPVAYLAEKAARWGEQPLHAWLRSVIKDDAALARLEDLLGIEPPAP comes from the coding sequence ATGCTGGATATCGAAACGTTGCTGGCGCCGATCGCGCCGGAGAATCCGTGCGGCGCCGACCTGGCTTTCTCGGCCGAGGTCGACGAGATCGTCCGCGCGCGGCTGGCCGACGATCCGTCGCTGGAGCAGGGAGCCTGGGTCACGGCGCTCAAGGAAGCCGACTGGAAGCTGGTCGGCAAGCGCTGCACGGGCCTGCTCGAAACCCGCAGCAAGGATTTGCAGCTGGCCGTGTGGCTGGCCGAAGCCAATGCCAAGACCGGCGGCATGCGCGGGCTGGCCGACGGTGTGGGACTGGTGGCCGCGCTGTGCGAACGCTACTGGGATGGCCTGCATCCGCGGGCCGACGAGGATGGCTTCGAGCGCCGCATCGGTAATCTGTCGTGGCTGGCGAGCCGGATCGCGCCGCTGGTCAAGGCCGTCCCCCTTGCCGAGGGTGGCGCGGTGACCCTGCAGGCGCGCGACATCGCGCGCGCCAAGGGGCCGGAAGCGGTGGCGGAACTGGAGGCGGCGCGTGCGCGCGCCAGTCCCGCCTTCGTGCAGACCCTGCGCGACGATACCGAAGCCTGCCTGGCCACGCTCGAGGGGCTGGAGCGGGTGGTCGACGACAGGCTGGGCGCCGACGGTCCTGGCTACAGCCTGGGACGCGCGGCCCTGCGCGATGTGCTCGACCTGGTCGCGCCGGCGGCCACGCCGGGTACCGTCCAGGCGCTGGCGGATTCTGTCGTAGCGACCGGCGCCGGCACGGTACGGGCGAAGGCGCCGCAGATCGACGGCCCGCTCCAGCACCGCGACCAGGCCCTGGCCCAGCTGCGCCAGGTGGCCGAATTCTTCCGCCGCACCGAACCGCACAGCCCCGTGGCCTACCTGGCGGAGAAGGCGGCGCGCTGGGGCGAGCAGCCGCTGCACGCCTGGCTGCGTTCGGTGATCAAGGATGACGCCGCGCTGGCGCGGCTGGAGGATTTACTGGGGATCGAGCCACCGGCGCCGTGA
- the phaP gene encoding TIGR01841 family phasin (Members of this family are phasins (small proteins associated with inclusions such as PHA granules). Note that several different families of phasins have been named PhaP despite very little sequence similarity to each other.), producing the protein MFTSPEQFANATKTLFDLQMQTFNALAGKTVKGVEQVVALNMNAAKNSVDTTLAAGRDMAQAGNPKAAFDTLAARMQPAAGVTTAAEYTTQLKSIIDEMHDEFRGAADAHVAEAKNTLSALIYDVTQNVKPGSENAVEIIKAAIENAFKGYEQVTQATRQAVQTVEAQFERASAIVTPNTTNTAKTDNAG; encoded by the coding sequence ATGTTTACCAGCCCGGAACAGTTCGCGAACGCCACCAAGACCCTGTTCGACCTCCAGATGCAGACTTTCAACGCCCTGGCCGGCAAAACCGTCAAGGGCGTCGAGCAAGTCGTGGCGCTGAACATGAACGCCGCAAAAAATTCGGTCGACACCACCCTGGCCGCGGGGCGTGACATGGCCCAGGCCGGCAATCCGAAAGCCGCCTTCGACACCCTGGCCGCGCGCATGCAGCCGGCCGCCGGCGTCACCACGGCCGCCGAATACACCACGCAGCTCAAATCCATCATCGACGAGATGCACGATGAATTCCGCGGCGCTGCGGACGCCCACGTGGCCGAGGCCAAGAACACGCTGTCGGCCCTGATCTACGACGTCACCCAGAACGTCAAGCCGGGCTCCGAGAATGCGGTCGAGATCATCAAGGCGGCGATCGAGAACGCCTTCAAGGGCTACGAGCAGGTCACCCAGGCCACGCGCCAGGCGGTGCAGACCGTCGAAGCCCAGTTCGAGCGCGCCAGCGCGATCGTGACTCCCAACACCACCAACACCGCCAAGACCGACAACGCCGGCTGA
- the ppsA gene encoding phosphoenolpyruvate synthase: MTDVESVGGKNASLGEMISQLATAGVRVPTGFATTADAFRDFLDHGVDGGPSLGQRIATRLEHLDVDDVRSLAAAGLEIRGWIVETPFQPRLEQDIRSFYERLVAGSETEVSFAVRSSATAEDLPDASFAGQQESFLNVVGIDNVLEAMKHVFASLYNDRAISYRVHKGFTHAEVALSAGVQRMVRSDTGASGVMFTIDTESGFKDVVFITSSYGLGETVVQGAVNPDEFYVHKPMLAQGKSAVIRRNIGSKLIKMEFTSEAKAGRSVKTVDVPIELRNRYSLVEEEVIELARYAMIIENHYGRPMDIEWGKDGRDGKLYILQARPETVKSQQKATDAQQRFHLKGTGTVLTHGRAIGQKIGAGPVRVITDPSEMERVQPGDVLVADMTDPNWEPVMKRASAIVTNRGGRTCHAAIIARELGVPAVVGCGDATDVLKDGTLVTVSCAEGDEGMIYDGLLETEVTEVSRGELPPIKTKIMLNVGNPQLAFDFQSVPNNGVGLARLEFIINNNIGVHPKAILEYPNIDADLKKAVESVARGHASPRAFYVDKLVEGVATIAAAFWPKPVIVRLSDFKSNEYKKLIGGSRYEPDEENPMLGFRGAARYLADDFAESFAMECAAMKRVRNDMGLTNVELMVPFVRTLGQAEKVVELLAKNGLKRGENGLRLIMMCEVPSNAILAEQFLQHFDGFSIGSNDLTQLTLGLDRDSGMELLAKDFDERDPAVKALLSLAIKACRAQGKYIGICGQGPSDNPDFAQWLVDEGIESMSLNPDSVIETWQKLAQS, encoded by the coding sequence ATGACCGACGTCGAGTCGGTCGGCGGCAAGAACGCCTCGCTCGGCGAGATGATCAGCCAGCTGGCCACCGCCGGCGTGCGCGTGCCGACCGGCTTCGCCACCACTGCCGACGCTTTCCGCGACTTCCTCGACCACGGCGTCGACGGCGGCCCATCGCTGGGCCAGCGCATCGCGACCCGCCTCGAGCACCTGGACGTCGACGACGTGCGCTCGCTGGCCGCCGCCGGCCTCGAAATCCGCGGCTGGATCGTCGAGACCCCGTTCCAGCCGCGCCTGGAGCAGGACATCCGTTCGTTCTACGAGCGCCTGGTCGCCGGCTCGGAAACCGAAGTCTCGTTCGCCGTGCGCTCCTCGGCCACCGCCGAAGACCTGCCGGATGCGTCCTTTGCCGGCCAGCAGGAATCGTTCCTGAACGTGGTCGGCATCGACAACGTGCTCGAGGCGATGAAGCACGTCTTCGCCTCGCTCTACAACGACCGCGCGATCTCGTACCGCGTGCACAAGGGCTTCACCCACGCCGAGGTCGCGCTGTCGGCCGGCGTGCAGCGTATGGTGCGCTCGGATACCGGCGCCTCGGGCGTGATGTTCACCATCGATACCGAATCGGGCTTCAAGGACGTGGTGTTCATCACCTCGAGCTACGGCCTGGGCGAAACCGTGGTGCAGGGCGCCGTGAATCCGGACGAGTTCTACGTCCACAAGCCGATGCTCGCGCAAGGCAAGTCGGCCGTCATCCGCCGCAATATCGGCTCCAAGCTGATCAAGATGGAATTCACCAGCGAGGCCAAGGCCGGCCGCTCGGTCAAGACCGTCGACGTGCCGATCGAGCTGCGCAACCGCTATTCGCTGGTCGAGGAAGAAGTCATCGAGCTCGCCAGGTACGCGATGATCATCGAGAACCACTACGGCCGTCCGATGGACATCGAGTGGGGCAAGGATGGCCGCGACGGCAAGCTGTACATCCTGCAGGCGCGTCCTGAGACCGTGAAATCGCAGCAAAAAGCCACCGATGCCCAGCAGCGCTTCCACCTGAAAGGCACCGGCACCGTGCTGACCCACGGCCGCGCGATCGGCCAGAAGATCGGCGCCGGCCCGGTGCGCGTCATCACCGACCCGAGCGAGATGGAGCGCGTGCAGCCGGGCGACGTGCTGGTCGCCGACATGACCGACCCGAACTGGGAACCGGTCATGAAGCGCGCCTCGGCGATCGTCACCAACCGCGGCGGTCGCACCTGCCACGCGGCGATCATCGCCCGTGAACTGGGCGTGCCGGCGGTGGTCGGCTGCGGCGACGCGACCGACGTGCTGAAGGACGGCACCCTGGTCACGGTCTCGTGCGCCGAAGGCGACGAAGGCATGATCTACGACGGCCTGCTCGAAACCGAGGTCACCGAGGTCTCGCGCGGCGAACTGCCGCCGATCAAGACCAAGATCATGCTTAACGTCGGCAACCCGCAACTGGCCTTCGACTTCCAGTCGGTGCCCAATAACGGCGTCGGCCTGGCGCGCCTCGAGTTCATCATCAACAACAATATCGGCGTGCACCCGAAGGCTATCCTCGAGTACCCAAACATCGACGCCGACCTGAAAAAGGCGGTGGAATCGGTAGCCCGCGGCCACGCCTCGCCCCGCGCCTTCTACGTCGACAAGCTGGTCGAAGGCGTGGCCACCATCGCCGCCGCCTTCTGGCCCAAGCCGGTCATCGTGCGCCTGTCCGACTTCAAGTCGAACGAGTACAAGAAGCTGATCGGCGGTTCGCGCTACGAGCCGGACGAAGAGAACCCGATGCTGGGCTTCCGCGGCGCGGCGCGATACCTGGCCGACGACTTCGCCGAGTCGTTCGCGATGGAGTGCGCGGCCATGAAGCGCGTGCGCAACGACATGGGCCTGACCAACGTCGAGCTGATGGTGCCGTTCGTGCGCACCCTGGGCCAGGCCGAGAAGGTGGTCGAGCTGCTGGCCAAGAATGGCCTGAAGCGTGGCGAAAACGGCCTGCGCCTGATCATGATGTGCGAAGTGCCGTCCAACGCCATCCTGGCCGAGCAGTTCCTGCAGCACTTCGACGGCTTCTCGATCGGCTCCAACGACCTGACCCAGCTGACCCTGGGCCTGGACCGCGACTCCGGCATGGAGCTGCTGGCCAAGGACTTTGATGAGCGCGACCCAGCCGTCAAGGCGCTGCTGTCGCTGGCGATCAAGGCTTGCCGCGCGCAGGGCAAGTACATCGGCATCTGCGGCCAGGGGCCGTCGGACAATCCGGACTTCGCCCAGTGGCTGGTGGACGAGGGCATCGAGTCGATGTCGCTCAACCCGGACTCGGTGATCGAGACCTGGCAAAAGCTGGCCCAATCCTGA
- a CDS encoding NfeD family protein has protein sequence MSDWTYWLIGAGILIVAELFIGTFYLLMIAIGLLFGALAAWLGASGPLQTLVAASVGIAATLVLRRTRYARPGRGQAANDPSINLDIGQRVTVPQWQDRRARVMYRGALWDVELRAGTEPQPGDFEIVEVQGNRLIVARR, from the coding sequence ATGTCCGACTGGACGTACTGGCTCATTGGGGCCGGCATCCTGATCGTGGCCGAGCTGTTCATCGGCACGTTCTACCTCTTGATGATTGCGATCGGCCTGCTGTTCGGAGCGCTCGCCGCCTGGCTCGGCGCCAGTGGCCCGCTGCAGACGCTGGTGGCGGCAAGTGTCGGCATCGCCGCCACCCTGGTCCTGCGCCGCACCCGCTACGCCAGGCCGGGTCGCGGCCAGGCCGCGAACGATCCCAGCATCAACCTCGACATCGGCCAGCGCGTCACGGTGCCGCAGTGGCAGGACCGGCGCGCGCGCGTGATGTACCGCGGCGCCCTGTGGGACGTCGAGCTGCGCGCCGGGACCGAACCGCAGCCGGGCGACTTCGAGATCGTCGAGGTGCAGGGCAACCGCCTGATCGTGGCCCGACGCTGA
- the tssE gene encoding type VI secretion system baseplate subunit TssE yields MKGFTPGLLDRLMVEPGAAGSALGVEGLKDSVARDLEALLNTRIALDVAHLDAYPQARASILHYGLIDFAGFCLTSSLDRAAVCASIEDAIATHEPRLQDARAVLEPQAGDVNRLHFAIHARLNVDGLLEPVNFNAVLQPSSLHYEINRTARPARG; encoded by the coding sequence ATGAAAGGCTTCACACCGGGCCTGCTCGACCGCCTGATGGTCGAGCCGGGGGCGGCGGGCAGCGCGCTGGGCGTCGAGGGGCTCAAGGACAGCGTGGCGCGCGACCTCGAAGCCCTGCTCAATACCCGCATCGCGCTCGATGTCGCGCACCTGGACGCCTACCCGCAGGCGCGGGCCTCGATCCTGCACTACGGCCTGATCGACTTCGCCGGTTTTTGCCTGACCAGCAGCCTCGATCGCGCCGCCGTCTGCGCCAGCATCGAGGATGCGATCGCCACCCACGAACCGCGCCTGCAGGATGCGCGCGCCGTGCTCGAGCCGCAAGCGGGCGACGTCAACCGGCTGCATTTCGCGATCCATGCGCGATTGAATGTCGACGGCCTGCTCGAGCCAGTCAATTTCAATGCGGTGCTGCAGCCGTCGTCGCTGCACTACGAAATCAACCGGACCGCCCGGCCCGCGCGCGGCTGA